In a genomic window of Nitrososphaerota archaeon:
- a CDS encoding vitamin K epoxide reductase family protein yields the protein MRISRLKLLLLVAMSAFGLWAASEVLIVYYYLHQALPLCTSQPGGWFVFDCNVVLGSSYSQIFGIPLELFAVIYFIVNILLVFTIAFASARSAERSLDILFVWRFLGVLIVPYLVFVELFLLKAICIYCTMMHVAIVLDFIVISYLLYYSKNSLFENPSSVGAGPNEPSKAAV from the coding sequence TTGAGAATCTCCCGTCTGAAGCTCCTCCTCCTGGTCGCAATGTCGGCCTTCGGGCTGTGGGCGGCCTCCGAGGTGCTAATAGTCTACTACTACCTTCACCAGGCTCTTCCCCTTTGCACCTCCCAACCGGGAGGCTGGTTTGTCTTCGATTGCAACGTAGTTCTCGGCAGTTCGTACAGCCAAATCTTTGGTATTCCCCTCGAACTCTTCGCGGTCATCTACTTCATCGTCAACATCCTGCTCGTATTCACCATCGCATTCGCGAGCGCCCGGTCCGCTGAACGAAGTCTGGACATCCTGTTCGTCTGGAGGTTCCTCGGGGTACTGATTGTCCCATACCTTGTGTTCGTAGAACTCTTCCTTCTCAAAGCCATCTGCATCTACTGCACGATGATGCATGTGGCCATCGTACTCGATTTCATCGTCATCAGCTATCTTCTCTACTACAGCAAGAATTCCTTGTTCGAGAACCCGTCATCGGTCGGCGCAGGACCCAACGAACCAAGCAAGGCTGCGGTCTAA
- a CDS encoding GYD domain-containing protein, giving the protein MPHYVSFLKWTEKGITNFKETPKRAEAARKLAEQMGGKIWLWYTMGKYDLVAISEFPDDAAANKFFLTVGSLGNVRTTTTKAWSEQDFAKLVGEM; this is encoded by the coding sequence ATGCCTCACTACGTGTCCTTCCTGAAATGGACCGAGAAGGGAATCACGAACTTCAAGGAAACCCCCAAGAGGGCCGAGGCCGCCCGGAAACTGGCTGAGCAGATGGGCGGGAAGATTTGGCTCTGGTACACCATGGGCAAGTACGACCTGGTGGCCATCAGCGAGTTCCCTGACGACGCCGCCGCGAACAAGTTCTTCCTCACCGTCGGCAGCTTGGGTAACGTGCGAACGACCACTACTAAGGCATGGTCTGAGCAGGATTTCGCGAAACTAGTAGGCGAAATGTAG
- the mntR gene encoding transcriptional regulator MntR translates to MARVTQTEQQEAHSRLEDYLEVIYHLIHDKGYANTVDIAERLGVKPPTVSSMLQRLASREYLVHEPYRGIRLTDKGVRIAKSVIKRHSIISELLLMLGVEDDVAYQDTEGIEHHIQPVTISRIEGLVDFLRKDPKLVRAIRDHIEG, encoded by the coding sequence TTGGCAAGGGTTACCCAGACGGAGCAGCAAGAAGCTCATTCAAGGCTGGAAGACTACCTTGAAGTGATCTACCACCTGATACATGACAAGGGCTACGCGAACACTGTCGACATCGCTGAGAGACTCGGGGTGAAACCCCCAACAGTCTCAAGCATGCTTCAGAGGCTGGCCTCTAGGGAGTATCTGGTTCACGAGCCTTATCGGGGCATCAGGCTGACCGACAAGGGTGTTAGGATTGCGAAGTCCGTTATCAAGAGGCACAGCATCATCTCGGAACTGCTGTTGATGCTCGGCGTGGAAGACGATGTGGCCTATCAGGATACAGAGGGGATAGAGCATCACATCCAGCCCGTGACGATCAGCAGGATCGAGGGACTGGTCGATTTCCTTCGGAAGGACCCCAAGCTCGTCCGCGCAATCCGCGATCACATCGAAGGATAG